A genomic stretch from Neomonachus schauinslandi chromosome 14, ASM220157v2, whole genome shotgun sequence includes:
- the CNDP1 gene encoding beta-Ala-His dipeptidase — translation MFSPSSPPAGLLEKAFQYIDLHQNEFVQTLKEWVAVESDSVQPQPRLRWELFRMMTLAADRLRRLGASVDSVDLGVQQLPDGQTLPIPPIILAELGNDPKKATVCFYGHLDVQPARQEDGWLSDPYTLTEVDGKLYGRGATDNKGPVLAWINAVSTFRSLEEDLPVNIKFVIEGMEEAGSAGLEELVRKEKDRFFSSVDYVVISDNLWLSQRKPALTYGTRGNSYFRVEVRCRDQDFHSGTFGGILNEPMADLVALLGSLVDSSGHILIPGIYDQVAPLTEEERKMYEAIDLDLEEYRNSVQVKRFLFDTKEEILMHLWRYPSLSIHGIEGAFDEPGAKTVIPGQVIGKFSIRLVPHMNTSVVEKQVKQHLEYIFSKRNSSNQMAVSMTLGLQPWIANIKDKQYLAAKRAIKTVFGTEPDMIRDGSTIPIARIFQDTIQKSVMMLPLGAVDDGEHSQNEKINRWNYIEGSKLFAAFFLEMAKLH, via the exons ACGCTTAAGGAGTGGGTGGCTGTGGAGAGCGACTCGGTTCAGCCCCAGCCCCGCCTCAGATGGGAGCTCTTCAGAATGATGACGCTGGCTGCAGACAGGCTCCGGCGCCTGGGAGCCAGTGTGGACTCCGTGGACCTGGGTGTTCAGCAG ctgccTGATGGTCAGACTCTCCCGATACCTCCCATCATCCTGGCCGAACTGGGGAATGATCCGAAGAAAGCCACCGTGTGCTTCTATGGCCACTTGGATGTGCAGCCTGCTAGACAGGAAGATGGGTGGCTCTCAGACCCTTACACGCTGACGGAAGTGGATG gaaaactttacGGACGGGGAGCAACAGACAATAAAGGCCCTGTTTTAGCGTGGATTAATGCCGTGAGCACCTTCAGATCCCTGGAGGAA GATCTCCCTGTGAATATCAAATTCGTCATTGAAGGGATGGAAGAAGCCGGTTCCGCTGGCCTGGAGGAACTGGTCAGAAAGGAGAAGGACCGGTTCTTTTCCAGTGTAGACTACGTCGTCATTTCAGATAATCTGTGGCTCAGCCAGAGGAAGCCAGCCCTCACTTACGGCACACGAGGAAACAGCTACTTCAGGGTGGAG GTGAGATGCAGAGATCAAGATTTTCATTCAGGAACCTTTGGGGGTATCCTCAATGAACCAATGGCTGATTTGGTTGCTCTTCTTG GTAGCCTTGTAGACTCCTCTGGTCATATTCTGATCCCTGGAATCTATGACCAGGTGGCCCCTCTtactgaagaggagagaaagatgtATGAAGCCATCGATCTGGACCTAGAAGAATACCGGAACAGCGTCCAGGTTAAGAGATTTCTGTTTGACACCAAG gAGGAGATTCTAATGCACCTATGGAGGTACCCATCTCTTTCAATCCATGGGATTGAGGGCGCATTTGATGAGCCTGGAGCTAAAACGGTCATCCCTGGCCAAGTTATAGGAAAATTTTCAATCCGTCTGGTCCCTCACATGAATACATCTGTGGTGGAAAAACAG GTGAAGCAGCATCTTGAGTATATATTCTCCAAAAGAAATAGTTCCAACCAGATGGCTGTTTCTATGACGCTAGGACTACAGCCATGGATCGCAAATATTAAAGATAAACAGTATCTTGCAGCAAAGAGAGCCATCAAAACAG TGTTTGGAACAGAGCCAGACATGATCCGGGATGGATCAACCATACCAATTGCCAGAATATTCCAGGATACCATCCAAAAGAGTGTGATGATGCTCCCGCTGGGCGCTGTTGATGATGGGGAGCACTCTCAGAATGAGAAAATCAACAG gTGGAACTACATAGAGGGATCCAAATTATTTGCTGCCTTTTTCCTAGAGATGGCTAAGCTGCATTAA